Proteins co-encoded in one Candidatus Neomarinimicrobiota bacterium genomic window:
- the cysC gene encoding adenylyl-sulfate kinase, with product MTNMTNLTQHPQSITLTEREVKNGHKAAVLWFTGLSGSGKSTLAMALQEKLFRLGCQVTVLDGDNVRQGLNAGLGFSAEDRIENLRRVAEVSRLFAESGFIVLTSFISPFQQERDRAKSIVAPHHFYEIYIQVDFDIAEQRDPKGLYKKARAGELKEFTGLDSPYEVPKQPDLVISNSTQSIKSGVDQLLEFLKDKAII from the coding sequence ATTACTAATATGACAAACCTAACCCAACACCCACAGTCAATCACTTTGACTGAGCGCGAAGTTAAAAATGGTCATAAAGCTGCTGTCCTCTGGTTTACCGGTCTCTCCGGATCCGGGAAATCCACACTAGCCATGGCGCTTCAAGAAAAATTGTTTCGTCTGGGTTGTCAGGTCACCGTTCTTGATGGCGACAATGTCCGCCAGGGGCTTAATGCTGGTCTTGGATTTAGCGCCGAGGATCGTATTGAAAATCTCCGTCGAGTAGCTGAGGTGTCCCGGTTATTTGCCGAATCAGGGTTTATCGTGTTGACCTCCTTTATTTCACCTTTCCAGCAGGAGCGGGATCGGGCAAAAAGCATTGTTGCCCCGCATCATTTTTATGAGATCTATATCCAGGTCGATTTTGATATTGCAGAACAACGTGACCCGAAGGGTTTGTATAAAAAAGCACGAGCGGGTGAGCTTAAGGAATTCACGGGTTTGGACTCACCTTATGAAGTTCCAAAGCAGCCCGATCTGGTCATTTCCAATTCAACTCAAAGTATTAAGTCGGGTGTTGATCAGCTATTGGAATTCCTGAAGGATAAGGCGATTATTTAG